The Streptomyces sp. Mut1 genome window below encodes:
- a CDS encoding MFS transporter, translating to MSTGSGADSAPAPTSTHESKPGGTFSSLKIRNYRLFATGAVISNTGTWMSRITQDWLVLSLTGSAAAVGITTALQFLPMLLFGLYGGVIADRLPKRKLLLISQAALGACGVVLAVLTLSGVVQVWHVYLIAFLLGMVTVVDNPARQAFVSEMVGPAQLRNAVSLNSANFQSARLIGPAVAGVLITTVGSGWAFMFNGLSFLAPLVGLMMMRTSELHKAVVVPRAKGQLREGLRYVSGRPELIWPIVLVGFVGTFGFNFPIWLTAFADEIFHGGAGMYSFFNILMAAGSLAGALLAARRRSSRLRMLVAAGTAFGLLEIVAALAPSVWMFAILLVPIGMIGLTTNISANTSVQMAADPAMRGRVMSLYMMVFAGGTPVGAPIVGWISDAYGPRTSMVAGGALSLVAAIGVAVMLARVGGLRLKVDLRPGRPHVRFVPRERLATVA from the coding sequence TTGAGTACGGGATCCGGAGCAGACTCCGCCCCCGCACCGACTTCCACCCACGAGAGCAAGCCCGGCGGGACCTTCTCGTCGCTGAAGATCCGCAACTACCGCCTGTTCGCCACGGGCGCCGTGATCTCCAACACCGGTACCTGGATGTCCCGCATCACGCAGGACTGGCTCGTCCTGAGCCTCACCGGGTCCGCCGCCGCCGTCGGCATCACCACGGCACTCCAGTTCCTCCCGATGCTTCTCTTCGGCCTGTACGGCGGCGTCATCGCCGACCGGCTGCCGAAGCGCAAGCTCCTGCTCATCAGCCAGGCGGCCCTCGGCGCCTGCGGTGTCGTGCTCGCGGTCCTCACGCTCTCGGGCGTGGTCCAGGTGTGGCACGTCTACCTGATCGCGTTCCTGCTCGGCATGGTCACGGTCGTGGACAACCCGGCCAGGCAGGCCTTCGTCTCCGAGATGGTCGGCCCCGCGCAGCTGCGCAACGCGGTCAGCCTGAACTCGGCGAACTTCCAGTCCGCCCGCCTCATCGGTCCCGCCGTCGCGGGTGTGCTGATCACCACGGTCGGCAGCGGCTGGGCCTTCATGTTCAACGGCCTGTCGTTCCTCGCGCCGCTGGTCGGCCTGATGATGATGCGGACGAGCGAACTGCACAAGGCCGTCGTCGTGCCACGCGCCAAGGGCCAGCTCCGGGAGGGGCTGCGCTATGTGTCGGGCCGCCCCGAGCTGATCTGGCCGATCGTCCTGGTCGGCTTCGTCGGCACGTTCGGCTTCAACTTCCCGATCTGGCTGACGGCCTTCGCGGACGAGATCTTCCACGGCGGTGCCGGGATGTACTCGTTCTTCAACATCCTCATGGCGGCCGGCTCCCTGGCCGGTGCGCTGCTCGCCGCCCGCCGCCGCTCCTCGCGGCTGCGGATGCTGGTCGCCGCCGGTACGGCCTTCGGCCTGCTGGAGATCGTCGCCGCGCTCGCGCCGTCCGTCTGGATGTTCGCGATCCTGCTCGTGCCGATCGGGATGATCGGTCTGACGACCAACATCAGCGCCAACACCAGCGTCCAGATGGCGGCCGACCCGGCCATGCGCGGCCGGGTGATGAGCCTGTACATGATGGTCTTCGCCGGTGGTACGCCGGTGGGCGCCCCGATCGTCGGCTGGATCAGTGACGCGTACGGCCCCCGCACCAGCATGGTGGCCGGCGGCGCGCTGTCGCTGGTGGCCGCGATCGGTGTCGCCGTGATGCTGGCCCGCGTCGGCGGGCTGCGCCTGAAGGTGGACCTGCGTCCGGGCCGCCCGCACGTGCGCTTCGTTCCGCGCGAACGACTGGCGACGGTGGCCTGA
- a CDS encoding NCS2 family permease yields MSPSATAPVDATPPPAPQPTGGLDRFFKISERKSSVAREVRGGFATFFAMAYIIVLNPIILGGAKDINENYLNHGQLVTATVLTAAFSTLLMGVIGNVPIALAAGLGVNTVVALQLAPRMTWPDAMGMVVLAGIVVMLLVATGLRERVMNAVPGSLRKGIAIGIGLFILLIGLVDSGFVSRIPDKAETTVPLQLGADGHLNGWPVLIFVLGALLTLVLIVRKVPGAILISIVAMTVLALIINAIAGLPAEAWGLTVPEWPGNPVATPDFGLLGHFSLFGGFQKVGILTGILFVFTVLLSCFFDAMGTILGVGDEAKLTDKDGNFPGINRVLFVDGIGVAAGGASSSSASTCFVESTAGVGEGARTGLASIVTGLLFTVSLFLTPLATMVPSQAATPALLAVGFLIIAGSVRDIDWSDYTLAIPAFLAMVMMPFTYSITNGIGIGFIAFSVLRLAAGRGREVPAAMYAVSAVFVFYYMMPALGLT; encoded by the coding sequence ATGTCCCCCTCGGCCACCGCTCCGGTCGACGCCACGCCTCCCCCGGCTCCACAGCCCACCGGCGGCCTGGACCGTTTCTTCAAGATCTCCGAGCGGAAGTCGTCGGTGGCCCGCGAGGTCCGCGGCGGATTCGCGACCTTCTTCGCGATGGCCTACATCATCGTGCTGAACCCGATCATCCTGGGCGGCGCGAAGGACATCAACGAGAACTACCTCAACCACGGCCAGCTGGTCACCGCGACGGTGCTGACCGCCGCGTTCTCCACCCTGCTCATGGGTGTCATCGGCAACGTGCCGATCGCGCTGGCCGCGGGCCTCGGCGTCAACACCGTCGTCGCCCTCCAGCTCGCCCCCCGGATGACCTGGCCCGACGCCATGGGCATGGTCGTCCTCGCGGGCATCGTCGTCATGCTGCTCGTCGCGACCGGGCTGCGGGAACGTGTGATGAACGCCGTACCGGGCTCACTGCGCAAGGGCATCGCGATCGGCATCGGCCTGTTCATCCTGCTGATCGGCCTCGTCGACTCGGGCTTCGTCTCGCGCATCCCGGACAAGGCGGAGACCACCGTCCCGCTCCAGCTGGGCGCCGACGGCCACCTCAACGGCTGGCCGGTCCTGATCTTCGTCCTCGGCGCGCTGCTCACCCTCGTGCTGATCGTCCGCAAGGTGCCGGGCGCGATCCTGATCTCCATCGTGGCGATGACGGTCCTCGCACTGATCATCAACGCCATCGCCGGTCTGCCGGCCGAGGCGTGGGGGCTGACCGTGCCGGAGTGGCCGGGCAATCCGGTCGCCACCCCGGACTTCGGGCTGCTGGGTCACTTCAGCCTGTTCGGCGGCTTCCAGAAGGTGGGCATCCTCACCGGCATCCTGTTCGTCTTCACCGTGCTGCTGTCCTGCTTCTTCGACGCGATGGGCACCATCCTCGGCGTAGGCGACGAGGCGAAGCTGACCGACAAGGACGGCAACTTCCCCGGCATCAACCGGGTGCTGTTCGTCGACGGCATCGGCGTCGCCGCGGGCGGTGCGAGCTCCTCCTCCGCCTCGACCTGCTTCGTGGAGTCCACGGCGGGGGTCGGCGAGGGCGCCCGTACGGGCCTGGCGAGCATCGTCACGGGGCTGCTGTTCACGGTCTCGCTGTTCCTCACACCGCTGGCGACCATGGTCCCCTCGCAGGCGGCCACTCCGGCCCTGCTGGCGGTGGGCTTCCTGATCATCGCGGGTTCCGTGCGGGACATCGACTGGAGCGACTACACGCTCGCGATCCCGGCCTTCCTCGCCATGGTCATGATGCCGTTCACGTACTCGATCACCAACGGCATCGGCATCGGCTTCATCGCGTTCAGCGTGCTGCGGCTGGCCGCTGGGCGTGGCCGCGAGGTGCCGGCCGCGATGTACGCGGTGTCGGCGGTCTTCGTCTTCTACTACATGATGCCCGCGCTCGGCCTCACGTAA
- a CDS encoding aldo/keto reductase, whose translation MKYTQLGRTGLKVSRLVLGTMNFGPQTNESDSHTLMDAALDAGVNFFDTANVYGWGENKGRTEEILGTWFAQGGDRRDKVVLATKVYGNMGPDGEAWPNHDKLSAVNIRRAVDASLKRLQTDHIDLYQFHHVDRSTPVEEIWQAIDVLIQQGKILYAGSSNFAGYKIAQANEVARQRGSYGLVSEQCIYNLMERGAEMEVIPAAREYGLGVIPWSPLHGGLLGGAIRKEREGGGARSTSGRSGEALADPKVRAQVQAYEDLLDKHGLEPGEVGLAWLLTRPGVTGPISGPRTREQLDSALRAVELELSAEVLAALEEIFPGPGPSPENFAW comes from the coding sequence ATGAAGTACACGCAGCTCGGACGCACCGGACTCAAAGTAAGCCGCCTCGTCCTGGGGACGATGAACTTCGGCCCCCAGACCAACGAGAGCGACAGCCACACGCTCATGGACGCCGCCCTGGACGCGGGCGTCAACTTCTTCGACACCGCGAACGTCTACGGCTGGGGCGAGAACAAGGGCCGCACCGAGGAGATCCTCGGCACCTGGTTCGCGCAGGGCGGCGACCGCCGCGACAAGGTCGTGCTCGCCACCAAGGTCTACGGGAACATGGGCCCGGACGGCGAGGCGTGGCCCAACCACGACAAGCTGTCCGCCGTCAACATCCGCCGGGCCGTCGATGCCAGCCTGAAGCGGCTCCAGACCGACCACATCGATCTGTACCAGTTCCACCACGTCGACCGGTCGACCCCGGTCGAGGAGATCTGGCAGGCCATCGACGTACTGATCCAGCAGGGCAAGATCCTCTACGCCGGCTCGTCCAACTTCGCCGGCTACAAGATCGCCCAGGCCAACGAGGTCGCCCGGCAGCGGGGCAGCTACGGGCTGGTCAGCGAGCAGTGCATCTACAACCTGATGGAGCGCGGCGCCGAGATGGAGGTCATCCCGGCCGCCCGGGAGTACGGCCTCGGCGTCATCCCCTGGTCGCCGCTGCACGGCGGGCTGCTCGGCGGCGCGATCCGCAAGGAGCGCGAGGGCGGCGGCGCCCGGTCCACCTCCGGCCGCTCCGGCGAGGCGCTGGCCGACCCCAAGGTGCGGGCGCAGGTACAGGCGTACGAGGACCTGCTGGACAAGCACGGTCTGGAGCCCGGCGAGGTGGGCCTGGCGTGGCTGCTGACCCGGCCCGGCGTCACCGGTCCGATCTCGGGCCCGCGCACGCGGGAGCAGCTCGACTCCGCGCTGCGGGCGGTGGAGCTGGAGCTTTCGGCGGAGGTGCTGGCGGCCCTGGAGGAGATCTTCCCCGGCCCCGGCCCGTCGCCGGAGAACTTCGCCTGGTAG
- a CDS encoding DUF2530 domain-containing protein: protein MAKWTPKHEAPEPLEGPVVATITGGTILWFVLFLVQIPFYGWFDDHGHLWWVWTCLAGAGLGLIGIWYVRGRDAALKRAAAAAEGSGPSGSEETPGATA from the coding sequence ATGGCGAAGTGGACACCGAAGCACGAGGCACCCGAGCCCCTGGAGGGGCCCGTCGTCGCGACCATCACCGGCGGCACGATCCTCTGGTTCGTCCTCTTCCTGGTCCAGATCCCGTTCTACGGCTGGTTCGACGACCACGGCCACCTGTGGTGGGTGTGGACCTGCCTGGCGGGCGCGGGCCTCGGCCTGATCGGCATCTGGTACGTGCGCGGACGCGACGCGGCCCTCAAGCGGGCGGCGGCAGCGGCGGAGGGCTCCGGACCGTCCGGATCAGAGGAAACGCCGGGCGCGACCGCCTGA
- the pip gene encoding prolyl aminopeptidase encodes MGRHPDEKYPPIEPYDRGMLDVGDGNLVYWEVCGNPEGKPAAVVHGGPGSGCTERARSSFDPERYRVVLFDQRNCGRSTPHASDPAVDLRYNTTDHLIADMERLRVHLGIDRWLLHGGSWGSTLILAYAERHPERVTEIVIPAVTTTRRSEIDWLYRGAGRFFPEAWDDFRAGVPEAASDATPDVLAAYARRTVDPDPAVRARATAGWCAWEDAVLSQEAYTGPPPFSGRPGRDRAALVRICSHYFSHGAWLEEGQLIRDAGRLAGIPGVLVHGRMDMGGPLITPWELAKAWPDAELTVIGDTGHLGGAASTRAVLAALDRFAGA; translated from the coding sequence ATGGGGCGCCACCCCGATGAGAAGTACCCGCCGATCGAGCCGTACGACCGGGGCATGCTGGACGTCGGCGACGGCAACCTCGTGTACTGGGAGGTCTGCGGCAACCCCGAGGGCAAGCCGGCGGCCGTCGTCCACGGCGGGCCGGGGTCCGGATGCACCGAGCGGGCCCGGTCGAGCTTCGACCCGGAGCGCTACCGCGTCGTCCTCTTCGACCAGCGCAACTGCGGCCGCTCCACCCCGCACGCGAGCGACCCGGCCGTCGACCTGCGGTACAACACCACGGACCACCTGATCGCCGACATGGAGCGCCTCCGCGTCCACCTCGGCATCGACCGGTGGCTGCTGCACGGGGGTTCCTGGGGCTCGACGCTGATCCTCGCGTACGCCGAGCGCCACCCGGAGCGGGTCACCGAGATCGTGATCCCGGCCGTCACGACGACCCGGCGCTCCGAGATCGACTGGCTGTACCGGGGCGCGGGCCGCTTCTTCCCCGAGGCGTGGGACGACTTCCGGGCGGGTGTGCCGGAGGCCGCGAGCGACGCGACCCCGGACGTGCTCGCCGCGTACGCCCGGCGGACCGTGGACCCCGACCCGGCCGTACGGGCGCGGGCGACGGCCGGCTGGTGCGCCTGGGAGGACGCGGTGCTCTCGCAGGAGGCGTACACGGGACCGCCCCCGTTCAGCGGCAGGCCCGGCCGGGACCGGGCGGCGCTGGTGCGGATCTGCTCGCACTACTTCTCGCACGGCGCCTGGCTGGAGGAGGGGCAGCTGATCCGGGACGCGGGGCGGCTGGCCGGGATTCCCGGGGTGCTGGTGCACGGGCGGATGGACATGGGCGGGCCGCTGATCACCCCGTGGGAGCTGGCGAAGGCGTGGCCGGACGCGGAGCTGACGGTGATCGGGGACACGGGCCACCTCGGCGGCGCCGCGTCCACCCGCGCGGTGCTGGCGGCCCTGGACCGGTTCGCGGGGGCGTAG
- a CDS encoding MarR family winged helix-turn-helix transcriptional regulator, translated as MPDLIHDSDSAAAVSSLRSAVMLLGRRLKHQRVDESLSPTEMSVLGTLARCGSATPGELARKEHVQPPSMTRIVALLESKGLVRLEPHPDDRRQKMVSQTEQAEAMLAESRDKRNAWLTTLAEGLDEDEWETLRNAAPVLEKLAHL; from the coding sequence ATGCCTGACCTGATCCACGACAGCGACAGTGCCGCCGCCGTGAGCTCCCTTCGTTCCGCCGTCATGCTGCTCGGCCGGCGCCTCAAGCACCAGCGCGTCGACGAGTCGCTGAGCCCGACCGAGATGTCGGTCCTCGGAACACTGGCCCGTTGCGGCTCCGCCACCCCCGGTGAGCTGGCCCGCAAGGAGCATGTGCAGCCGCCGTCGATGACCCGCATCGTCGCGTTGCTGGAATCGAAGGGTCTGGTCAGGCTGGAACCGCACCCCGATGACCGTCGTCAGAAGATGGTCAGCCAGACCGAGCAGGCCGAGGCCATGCTCGCCGAGAGCCGCGACAAGCGGAACGCCTGGCTGACCACCCTCGCCGAAGGCCTGGACGAGGACGAGTGGGAGACGCTGCGCAACGCGGCGCCCGTGCTGGAGAAGCTCGCCCACCTGTAG
- a CDS encoding peptidoglycan-binding protein → MCDSCSTADEATADGREQRGGLSRRGVIAGTGLGLALSALGLLTGATTASAATAKNGAWLNPALGRFPAGGQYGAPRGGGAHAGQDVSNSTGTAVYAAAAGTVVRRSWGGGIAGRTGNALVVSHGNGQYTYYGHLSVYRVALNATVAAGQRIADMGATGNVTGPHLHFETHSGGIGVTVNPVTFMATRGVDLGGGWPRIDPGASGKTVVVIQYLMTQRGYSLVADGQYGSVSSAAVKQFQKAKGLVADGQVGPATWPHLVYTLRQGGSGSHVRALQNALNRRSAGLAVDGTFGAVTTSAVRTYQSLNRLVVDGEAGPVTWKALVG, encoded by the coding sequence ATGTGCGATTCCTGCTCAACGGCGGACGAGGCGACGGCGGACGGAAGGGAACAGCGCGGCGGGCTCTCCCGTCGCGGGGTGATCGCCGGGACGGGGCTGGGACTGGCCCTTTCCGCGCTGGGACTGCTGACGGGGGCCACGACGGCCTCCGCGGCCACGGCGAAGAACGGGGCATGGCTCAACCCCGCCCTCGGCCGTTTCCCCGCCGGCGGACAGTACGGCGCCCCCCGGGGCGGCGGCGCACACGCCGGGCAGGACGTCTCGAACTCGACGGGTACCGCGGTCTACGCGGCGGCGGCCGGCACGGTCGTCCGCCGGTCATGGGGCGGCGGCATCGCCGGCCGGACCGGCAACGCCCTGGTCGTCTCGCACGGCAACGGCCAGTACACCTACTATGGCCACCTCAGCGTGTACCGGGTCGCACTCAACGCCACGGTCGCCGCCGGACAGCGCATCGCCGACATGGGCGCCACCGGCAATGTGACAGGACCCCATCTGCACTTCGAGACCCACTCCGGAGGGATCGGCGTGACGGTCAACCCGGTCACCTTCATGGCCACCCGGGGCGTGGACCTGGGCGGCGGCTGGCCCAGGATCGACCCCGGCGCGAGCGGGAAGACGGTCGTCGTCATCCAGTACCTGATGACGCAGCGTGGCTACAGTCTGGTCGCCGACGGACAGTACGGCTCGGTCTCGTCCGCCGCCGTGAAGCAGTTCCAGAAGGCCAAGGGCCTGGTGGCCGACGGCCAGGTGGGCCCGGCGACCTGGCCCCATCTCGTCTACACCCTGCGGCAGGGCGGCAGCGGATCGCACGTCCGGGCCCTCCAGAACGCCCTCAACCGACGCAGCGCCGGCCTGGCGGTCGACGGTACGTTCGGCGCGGTCACCACGTCCGCCGTGCGCACCTACCAGAGCCTCAACCGGCTGGTGGTCGACGGCGAGGCGGGTCCGGTGACCTGGAAGGCGCTGGTCGGCTGA